The genome window GCATCGATATGCACATAAAAAGAAACACCAAAACGTTGCTCACATTCACGTCGTAGCTCAATGACTTCTTTGACATTGTCAATTGCGCCAGTTTCTGTGGTTCCCATAACGGCAACGACCGCTAAAATAGGTTCTCCTTGCTCAATCAATGCAAATACGGTTTCACGCATTTTACACACATCCGTTCGATAACTTGCATCAACGGGTAGTTGCACAATATTCTGTTGGCCTAAACCAAGGATATCCATCGCTTTCATCCATGAATAGTGTTTAGACTGAGGAACCAATAACTTACCGAGTTTTCCTTGCTCTATTCCAACGCCACGACAGGTCAGATCACGAATTTCTTCAAAAATTTGCTGTTTCTTTAATTCGTCAATTAAGTCTAGAACTGTAGGCACTGAAAGATTGAGCAACTCTTTTTCGGTTTTCCCCTTTAGTAGGTATTGGGATTTTGGATGCTGCATAATCGCCAACGGTAGTGTTTTAATATTTCTAGCTACCCATAATCCTTCATAGTTAGCTACTGTCCCACCTGATGTAATATGCCCCCAAGCATGTTGTACGTCATAACCAAACATGGCACATAAATCTAATCCGGCCTCTATTTCTAAAACGGTTGTCGTCGGAGAAGATTCTTGTGCACAATTATTAGGGTTGTACATCATCGCCATAACATAAGCTAAATTAGAAATCATCAGCGTATCTGCATTCATATGGCCCATATAACGTGGAGAGAACCATGGAACTGATGTTGTTTTTAATTTTGAAGAGAGTTGATTAAGAATACCTTCTGTACGATATAACGTATCTCGGTATTCAGGGGCATAGCGGTCAACGGTAGAGATAAGATCAGGGTCTTCTGGATGATAGCTAGAGCGCCAATGCATGTGTTCACTCACTGAATATTCCATCATTTCTTTGAAAAAGACAGCATTTTCAGATTTAGGGCCTAAAAACAATGCATCTACATTCATCTTTGCATTTTTAAAATTATTCATCATTACTACACCTTCAAACTGCAATTAGCAGCCGCTAGTTGCATTTAAGTCACTTAACTTAATATCATTGGAAAGTGCATAACGGGCTGTGTTTATATAAAAGATATCAATATATTAATGATATACATTTAAAAATATCATTTAAGAATTACTTATTGATAAACAAACCGTTAATGGCCAACTTGTTTATAGATATAATCTATTTTTATTAAATTATTAACAAACTAATTGGAATTTCATTCTAATTTGTGGGCAAGCACAAAAAATCAAAATTTAGTTAACTGTAAAGAGATATTTACGCTAAAAAGACTTGATTATGTAAATTATTTGTTATAAACAAACTGGCTTTTACTATTATAAGTAATATTGTAACACAACAGTAAAAACCAGATTAAAGGTTTACATTTAATTGTTTATTAGGACTATTTTACCAACAAGGTCACCTGACTCCATATATTCATGAGCTTCTTTTACTTGGTCTAAAGGATAATATTTGTTAATAACAGGTTTAATTTTACCTTTTTGCAACATTCCCCAAACTTGTTCTTTGAGCTCTTGTGCGATCAAAACTTTTTCTTCAATCGTTCGAGAACGCATCGTTGACCCTGTATGAGTTAATCTTTTTACCATTAAGGGCATCATATTTAACTCTTTAGGGTTACCTTTCATCATCCCAATCTGGATAATACGCGCAAATTTAGCTGCAACTTGATAATTTTTTGCAACATAATCGCCACCGATAATATCTACGACCATATCTACACCTCGAGAAGAGGTATAATTGAGTGTAGCTTTAACAAAATCATCTTTTCTATAGTTAACAGCACAATCTGCACCTAACGATTTTGCAACTTCAGCCTTATCCTCAGAACCGACAGTGGTAATCACTGTTGCACCAAAAGCTTTCGCTAACATAATCGCCACACTACCAATACCCGATGTTCCCCCGTGAATAAGTACTGTTTCGTCTTTTTTTTAACTTGCCGATTTGAAAAACGTTTGCCCAAACAGTAAAAAAGTTTTCAGGTATTGCCGCCCCCTCGATGAAAGATAAATTCCCTAACGGTAAGGCGATGTGCTTATGCACTAGACAATATTCCGCATAGCCCCCCCCAGCAACCAGCCCACAAACTTTATCACCTAGCTGCCATTCCGCTACATCATCCGCCTTGCCTACAATAGTTCCTGCAATTTCAAGCCCCATAATCGGTGAAGCATCAGCCGGTGGAGGATAAGATCCTTTACGCTGAAAAATATCAGGACGATTAACGCCCGCAGCTTCCACCTTAACAAGTAAATACCCTGCAGAAATTCTAGGTAACGGTTTATCAATTAATCGCAGCTTTTCTGACCCACCAGGTTCTATAATGTCAACAACTGTCATCGAAGTGGGTAAAGACTGTTGAGTAAGTGTCATTATAATCTCCTTATTGAGGTTAATTTGAAAAATTGATATTCATAAATTTATTTTCGTGTTAAATTAATGCTAATTAGTTTAATATTTCGTGCTCAAGCACTATAATTTTAAGTATTAATTACAATGGTGATATCTGTCATCTTTTTATCGTTTAGAGGGTGAAATTTAATCTATATCAAATTTTATATTTAGTAATCTTCTTTAATTTAGCATTAATATCTAAATTCACTAATTTCTTGCATGTTCTCTGATTGGCTTTTTTGTTTATTAAGTCGATTCCGTCATACATTACTACTTACCAGTTGCATTATCTTATGTTAAAATTGACTCATATCAATAATTTTAACTTGATTGAGCCTTAAATATGATCCCAGAAAAAAGAGTTGTTCGTCGCATCCAGTCTGGTGGTTGTGCTATTCATTGCCAGGACTGCAGTATTAGCCAGCTTTGCATTCCTTTTACGCTGAATGAACATGAACTGGATCAACTTGATAATATCATCGAACGCAAAAAACCAATTCAAAAAGGCCAAGCTTTGTTTAAAGCAGGCGATGAGTTGCGTTCATTATATGCCATCCGCTCAGGTACAATAAAAAGCTATACAATAACCGAAGAAGGCGATGAGCAAATTACCGGTTTTCATTTAGCTGGAGACCTTGTTGGTTTTGACGCCATCATTCATACACAGCACCCAAGTTTTGCACAAGCACTTGAAACATCAATGGTTTGTGAAATACCTTTTGAAACATTAGATGATTTATCAGGCAAGATGCCTAATTTACGTCAACAAATTATGCGTTTAATGAGCGGTGAAATTAAAGGTGACCAAGAAATGATCCTTTTATTATCTAAGAAAAATGCGGAAGAACGTTTAGCTGCATTTATTCTTAACCTCTCACACCGCTTTGCAGAGCGTGGTTTTTCACCAAGAGAATTTAGATTAACCATGACTCGTGGAGATATTGGTAACTATCTTGGATTAACCGTTGAAACTATCAGCCGCCTGTTAGGTCGTTTCCAAAAAAGTGGCATGCTAAGTGTTAAAGGTAAGTATATCACTATCGAAGATATGGCTAAACTAACTGATATTGCTGGTAAAGTTTCGGCAATTACATGCTAATCCCCCTAAACGGGTCATTGACAACGTGACCCGTTTTCATTTTTTTTTCCCAGATTTCTTGCCTATTTAATCTCAATATCATAGTTTATCTATATGGAAATATCCGTGTATCGAGAGGATTTCAATATGGCAAACTATAAAAACCTGCTAGTTGCAATTGACCCAAATCAGGATGATCAACCTGCATTAAGACGTGCTGTCTACATCGTGCAGCGTAATGGTGGACGGATAAAAGCGTTTTTGCCTATCTACGACCTTTCCTATGACATGACAACATTACTGTCCCCTGAAGAGCGTAATGCCATGCGTAAAGGTGTAATAAGCCAAAAAGCAGCGTGGATCAAACAGCAAGCTCATTTCTATCTTGAAGCAGGTATTGATATTGAAATTAAAGTTATTTGGCACAACAAGCCATATGAGGCCATTATTCAGGAAGTTATCAGTGGTGAACATGACTTATTACTGAAAATGGCGCATCAAACCGATAATTTCGAGTCAATTATTTTTACCCCGTTAGACTGGCACTTACTCCGAAAATGCCCTGCTCCCGTCTGGATGGTGAAAGATAAAGTATGGCCAGACCACGGTTCCGTGGTTGTTGCCGTTAATTTATCAAATGAGGAATCTTATCACGATGACCTCAATATCAAATTGGTCGAAAAAACAAAAGACTTAGCAACACGCATTATTAAAGAACAGGAAATTCATTTAGTAAGCGCATATCCTGTTGCGCCAATGAATATTGCCATAGAGTTGCCCGATTTCGACCCGAGCTTATATAACAACGCACTACGTGGCCAACATTTAATTGCGATGAAAGAGCTACGGCAAAAATTTGGGATTGATGAAAAGTACACCCATGTCCGTGAAGGCCTACCCGAGAAAATTATTCCTGACATGAGTGAAGAATTACATGCGGGGGTTGTGGTGCTGGGTATTTTAGGCCGTACAGGGATTTCAGCGGCCTTTTTGGGGAATACCGCAGAGCATGTCATCGATAAGCTAAAATGTGATTTATTAGCGATTAAACCTGACGGCTTTGTCTGCCCTATCACCCCTGCTGATGAAGATTAATTAATCATTTAAAAATTGCTCCCCCTAATTCACTAACTAGGGGAGCAATTCAATCCTGATTCTGTTTATGTTGGCTGGAATTAAGTACTGGCCAAACCTGCATAGCATTAAAAATAACTTGATTCAGCCTTTCAAGTTCAATTCCGTCACACGCTTGGATGGTAAAACCATCAATTACCGTGATATAAAAATCAACGATAGCTTCAATCGGTGCATCTGGTGCAACATCGCCATCAGCAATACCTTTGCGCATACGCTCTAGTAGAATCTCTTGATAGCTCTTACGTTTTTCTTGAACATTTAATTGCACATCTTCGATTTGCTTCGCCCCATTCATTGCCGCAGTAATCAACATACAACCTGCGGGTTTGTTTGGCTGAATTAGCCTTTTGGCGCTTTCGTACATCAGTAATTCAATCGCAATTTTCGCCGTTTTAGCTTGCTTTACGATAGATAAAATAGGGCAAGCTTCATTCATCAAATAATAATCAATACATTGATTAAACAGCGATGCTTTATCACCAAAAGCACAGTAAAGACTAGGTGCGGTGATACCTAGCTCATGAGTTAAATCGCTAATTGAGGTTGCAACATAGCCATTTCGCCAAAAAAGTAACATGGCTTTAGCTAATGCATCTTGTTGGTCAAAGCCTTTCGGCCGCCCACGTTTTATTTGATTCATATTCTCACTTTACTCGCAGTCAACTCACTATGCCATAACTATTTTATAGTGATCGCTATAAAAATAATTGACAGCGCCTAAATTAGCATAAAGAATAGCGTTATGATTTTATAACGATCACTATAAAATTATTTCTTTTTTTGTAAACTACTTCATTTTCATGGAAAGCACATGACAACAACTCATTTTTCTTCGCACAATGGTAACTGGCTTTCACTATTATCTGCAACTTTTGCTTGCTTCATTATTGTTACTGGTGAATTTTTAGCGATAAGCGTCCTGAATAATATCGCTTATGATTTCCAAATATCAACAGGTACAGCAGGGCTTACCGTGACAGTTACATCTATCGCAGGTATGGCATCCTCCCTATTTGTTCCCATTTATGCAAAAAATATCGATAGACGCCAAGTATTACTTTTCTTAGTTGCTCTCATGATATTAGCCAACGCAATTACGGCTTTCGCTTCTAATTTTAGTTTAGTTTTATTAGGTCGTTTCGCATTAGGAATTGCATTAGGGGGTTTTTGGGGTGTTGCTGCTGGCTTAGTCGTACGTTTAGCACCTAAAAACATGTCAATTACCACATCCGTAACAATATTTTTTTCGGCAGTCACATTAGTTACCGTACTCGGCGTACCTCTAGGCGCTTGGCTATCTGATAACTATGGTTGGAGAACACCTTATATTGCATTAGTCATTGCAGGCGCTATCGCATTTTTAATGCAGTATTTTTCTTTACCATCATTAAAGCCGTCCTCGTCTATGCAATGGAAAGAGTTATTATTGATGCCCTCGCACCCAATTGCACGTAAAGGGTTAGTTATATTTACATTGATTTTTTTAGCGCATTTCTCCGCCTATAACTATTTTACGGTGTTCTTTAAACAAACCGCAGGTTTTATCGAAGGGCAAATTTCAGCATTATTACTCTTTTTTGGTGTAGCTAGCGTCGTTGGCAATATACTGGCAGGCTATGTCGGAAAACATAATGTTCGTTATAATTTTGCGATTAGTGCACTTTTATTGGCCTTAGCTTTTCTCGCATTATCCGTTTTAGATTTTAATTGGGCGACCAGTATCATATTTGTTTTTTCATGGGGAGTTGCTGCGGGTATGGTTCCTGCAACAATCAACATGTGGATGCACGTTCATGTTCCAGAATTAACCGAAAAAGGTTCAGCTTTGATTACCTTTATGTTTTTAATTTTAATTACTATTGGTAGCTTAGTGGGAGGATATGTCATGGATAATTTCAATGGCGGAGTTCTCATGATGAGCATGCTCATGATATCAACACTAGCGTTTTTATTAGTGTTTACCTTTGCTCGCGGACTAACCAATTGCGCTAGATTTTGCATCAAATGATACGTTTATAAAATTACACCACATAAATTGATTTAGCTCTTAAATACCAAGAAGGGGTGACTGGTATTAGCCAATCACCCCTTCTTATTTATTGCTAATTTTGAAGTAAATTAACGATTCATTAAATTACAATGCACGTAAGATTGCATCAACGCTATCTTTCGCATCACCAAACAACATTTGTGTATTCTCTTTGAAGAATAACGGGTTTTGAACCCCAGCGTAGCCTGTATTCATTGAACGTTTAAATACAATGACATTGCTTGCTTTCCAAACTTCAAGGACAGGCATCCCCGCAATTGGGCTGTTTGGATCTTCTTGAGCCGCTGGGTTAACCGTATCGTTAGCACCAATAACCAGAACGGTATCAGTATCAGAGAAATCATCATTAATTTCATCCATTTCCAATACGACATCATAAGGGACTTTGGCCTCTGCTAATAATACGTTCATATGGCCAGGTAAACGCCCTGCTACAGGATGAATACCAAATCGCACCTTGATACCACGTTCACGTAGTTTAGTAGTGATATCCGCAACAGGGTATTGCGCTTGTGCAACTGCCATACCATAGCCTGGAGTGATAATTACCGATGTTGAATTTTTCAACATTTCAGCAACTTCCTCTGCAGTGCTTTCACGGTACTCACCCATTTCTTCTTCAGTACCCGTTGAAGAGCCATCTGTACCGAAGCCTCCCGCAATGACACTAATGAATGAACGGTTCATCGCCTTACACATAATATAAGACAGAATCGCCCCTGAAGAACCGACCAATGCCCCTGTGACAATCAACAAGTCATTGCTTAACATGAAACCTGCCGCTGCAGCAGCCCAACCTGAATAAGAATTCAGCATTGAGACAACTACAGGCATATCTGCCCCACCAATTGATGCAACTAAATGCCAGCCAAAGGCTAAAGCAATCACAGTCATGATTAGCATCAAGAAGACTTGTAAGCCCACACTTTCTGTTTTAACGAAAATCACTAGCAGAATAAATGAAACAACTAACGCCGCTAAATTCAGTTTATGGCGATTAGGTAACATCATCGGTTTTGATGACATTTTTCCTGATAATTTACCATAAGCGACCACTGAACCAGTGAAGGTAACCGCACCAATGAAGATCCCTAAAAAAACTTCTGTTAAATGAATGTTTTCCATCACAACATCAGCGTGCCCTTCACTTGCGATAAAGCTGTTGAAACCAACCAGCACTGCTGCTAAACCGACAAAACTATGTAAAATAGCCACCAGCTCAGGCATTTCTGTCATTTCAACTTTTTTCGCTAAGCGAATACCAATCACTGCACCAATAATCATCGCAACGATCATCCAGCCCACATTAGCACTGTGAGGACCTAAAATCGTGGCTACCAATGCAATAGCCATCCCGATGATGCCGTAAGTATTCCCTCGTTGGGAGCTTTCATGACGGGATAGCCCAGCAAGGCTGAAAATAAATAGGATAGCAGCAACTATATAAGCTGCTGTCACAATTCCACTCGACAACATAAGTTACCCCTTACCCTTTACGAAACATTTTTAACATGCGTTGGGTTACAGTGAACCCACCAAAAATATTGATACTGGCGATCAATATGGCGATAAAGGATAAGAAGCTTACCCAGCCACCGCTTCCAATCTGGAGCAAGGCGCCCACGACGATGATCCCTGAAATAGCATTAGTGACTGACATTAACGGTGTATGCAATGCATGAGTGACATTCCACACCACGTAATAACCGACCACACAAGCTAATGCAAATACCGTAAAGTGCGATAAAAACTCTTTTGGCGCTGAATTAGCGAACCAACCAAACAAGATGATGGCTAATGCCATCAAGCCATATTTCAGCGTCGGTGACATCTTTTTCTCAGGCGCTTTAACTTTTTCAACCGATTGCGGTTTCGCCTGCGGTTGAGCAGATACCTGAATTGGGGGGCAGGCCAGGTGATTTCACCCTGCTTAATCACTGTGACCCCGCGAATAACCAGATCGTCAAAATCAATGTTGATTTCACCGTCTTTTTCTTTGCATAGCAGTTTCATCAAGTTAACAAGGTTTGTTCCATATAACTGTGATGATTGAGTTGGCAAACGGCTTGGTAAGTCAGTGTAACCAATGATTTTTACGCCATTGTCAGTCACAACCAACTTATCTGCTTGAGTTAATTCACAGTTTCCCCCAGTTTGCGCAGCTAAGTCGACAACCACACTCCCTGGTTTCATTGATTCAACCATTTCCTTGGTAATCAATTTAGGGGCGGGTTTACCTGGGATCAGTGCCGTAGTCACAATGATATCGACTTCTTTCGCCTGAGCAGCGAACAATTCCATCTCAGCTTTAATAAATGCTTCTGACATCACTTTGGCATAGCCATCGCCACTACCAGCCTCTTCTTTGAAATCTAATTCAAGGAATTCAGCTCCCATACTCTGAACTTGCTCTTTCACCTCAGGGCGAGTGTCAAAAGCGCGGACAATAGCGCCTAAGCTACCTGCAGCACCAATTGCAGCAAGGCCAGCAACCCCAGCACCGATGATCATGACTTTCGCTGGAGGCACTTTACCTGCTGCCGTAATTTGCCCCGTAAAAAAACGGCCAAATTCATGAGCAGCTTCAACAATTGCACGGTAGCCTGCAATGTTAGCCATTGAACTCAGCGCATCAAGTGACTGGGCACGTGAAATACGTGGCACGGCATCCATCGCCATCACGTTAATTTTCCGAGCTTTTAAAGCTTCCATTAGCTCAGCATTTTGTGCCGGCCAAATGAAACTCACCAGTGTTGCCCCTTCTTTTAACAGAGGAATTTCATCATCCAGTGGCGCGTTGACTTTAAAAACGATATCCGCAGCAAATGCAGTATCACGATCAACGATTTCTGCCCCCGCTTGTTCGTATGCTACATCATCAAAACTGGCTAAATGACCCGCATTTTGTTCTACACAGACAGAAAAACCTAACTTAAGAAGTTGAGTCACTGTTGATGGTGTAGCTGCAACACGCGCTTCATTGGCAAGTCTTTCTCTTGGTATACCAATACGCATAATGTTCCCTTTTTAATGCCTAACGTAATGTTGTTAATAGAGTGTTTGCTAAAATAATGACTATCATCACAGAGAAAAGTCTTATTTTGTGCATAAACAGATTTTTAATGTTCTAATAACCTACTGAAAATAAGCTTCTTGATCCATAATTGATCTCGATTCTTAGACAGTAAATGGAATTCGCAGTGAAAATCTTAGTTTTAGGTCAATAAAATACTGGATACTTTAAAAAATCTGGTAAATTTAACTAGTCAATAATTATTTATTTCTCATAAAAAGAAAATCATGAGACAACGGGTTCCGTTACGTGTAATAATCACGTACATGTGATACAACTAAGATTCAGCATGTTTATAATAAATTGCGCAAGGCGGAAGGATTTTGTATGAAGCTGAAAACTACGGTCATCGCAGCCGCGGTGTTATCATTAACTAGTATAACTGCTACTCAGGCGGCTGTTGAATTGACGCCAAAACAGGCTACTGAATTAAAACCTTATGAGCGTATAACAGTTACCGGGCGCTTTAATGCTATTTATGAAGCATCCGATGCAGTCTCCCGTAGGGCTGATAAAATGGGGGCATATGCCTTTTACATTCAAAGCCTTGATGATGTAGGTGATAGCGGCAACATGCGTGTTGTTGCAGATGTCTACGCAAAAGATGCACCAGAAGTTGGTACACCGAAACGTCGTGTATTCGGTGGTGTTGAAGAAATGTCAAAAACTGACGCAACAGAATATGAGCCTTTTGATACTGTTACGGTAAGCGGTTTTTACCCTTCTCAACCAGACCTCTATGAGGCTATTGCTAAAAAAGCCCTTGAGAAAAATGCAGCCTCGTTCTATGTGGTTCGTAATATCGCAATGAATGATGGTGGAAACACATTAGCAACGGCTTACATCTATAAGAAAGATGCCCCGAAACGACAAGTACTTAATGAAGACGCAGTGGTTCCTGCTGATTCAGAAGCTGGTCGAGCTCTATTAGCTGAAGGCGGTGAAGCAGCTAAAAAAGTACGTATCCCAGGTGTTGCATCTTCTGAAGAGCCAACAAGCGCAGTCGGTCGCTTCTTTGAAACCTCTAGCAGCCAGCCAGGTCGTACTAGTGTGACTCTGCCAAGTGGCTATGTTATTGAAGAAGTGAACAAAACAGCAGCAGCTCAAATGGTTCCATTTGACTCTATTACATTCTCAGGATATTACACCAATACGCCAGAGGTACGTTACCAAATAGCAAAACGTGCTGAAGCTAAAGGGGCTAAATATTTCCATATTACAAGAGAATGGCAATCTAATGGTGGAAGTGTCACTATCAGTGCTGACTTGTTTAAATAACCGAGTATTACGTGATGTTAAAACCAGCCTACTCGGCTGGTTTTTTTGTTTTTATACTTTCTCTTTACGTTATTTATTTTCTTTGGCTCTATTCACTTCCATTCTTTTAAAAAAGTGCATAAAACATCTTTAAAAATGCATACATTGCCATTGCATATCTGTCATTTCGTTCGTAGAATCCACACCTATGAAAACATGCAGTCATTCTATCTGCTTTTTTAATGGCTACTAGTTAAACTAATTATTGCAATGGCATTTTAACGTCATTTTAACTTTTGATTTCTGAACGTTCAGGATTTACTTTGAAAAATACTTTGAGTCTTACCGCACTAACAGCGCTAGTTCTTAGCTCAATGGTTGGCGCCGGTGTTTTTAGTCTCCCTCAAAATATGGCGGAAGTTGCCAGCCCACTCGCATTAATAATTGGTTGGTCAATTACAGGTGTGGGTATCCTCTTTTTAGCATTTGCCCTATTGTTACTTTCCCGCATACGTCCTGACCTTGACGGTGGAATATTTACTTACGCAAAAGTCGGCTTCGGGGAATTAATTGGTTTCTGTTCAGCCTGGGGGTATTGGCTATGTGCGGTAGTTGCCAATGTGTCTTATCTCGTTATCGTATTCGCAGCAATCAGTTTTTTTACAGATACGCCTGATAACATTGTTTTTGGTGATGGGAATACATGGCAAGCTCTAATCGGAGAGTCCATACTTCTCTGGTTTGTTCATTATTTAGTCCTTCGAGGGGTACAGACAGCCGCTGGGATTAATAAACTTGCTACAATGGCAAAATTGGTTCCTCTTGGCTTATTTATTGTATTGGCTTTTTTTGCGTTTAAACTTGATATTTTCAATGCAGATTTTAGTGGTATCGAATTTGGTGTTCCGGTTTGGGAACAAGTTAAAGATACCATGCTGATTACACTCTGGGTATTTATTGGTATCGAAGGTGCTGTTGTCGTTTCTGCTAGAGCTAAAAATCGCCGTGATGTTGGCTTAGCAACAATTTTTGCAGTAAGTTCTGCATTAATTATCTACATTCTTGTTACCTTACTTTCCCTAGGTATCATGCCTAGAGCTGAACTCGCAGAAATAAAAAACCCATCCATGGCTCCGCTCATGGTAAATTTAATTGGTTCGAGTGGTGATATTATTATTGCGGCAGGCCTAATTATTTCCGTTTGTGGGGCTTATCTAAGCTGGACTATTATGGCTGCGGAAGTACCTTATATCGCAGCCCAATATCAATCATTCCCTAAAATATTCAACAAATTAAATAAAAATGATGCACCATCATCTTCTTTATGGCTCACCAATGGTGCAGTACAACTATCTTTGGTTCTTATTTGGCTTAGTGGGAGTAATTACAACACATTGCTTACCATCGCCTCTGAAATGATTTTAGTCCCTTATTTCCTTGTTGGCGCATTTTTAGTAAAAGTGGCTTTTGAACGTCATAATAAAGCATTACTTGCCGTTGGAGCCATTGCCAGCCTTTATGGTTTATGGCTGCTTTATGCATCAGGGTTAATTAATTTGCTA of Providencia rettgeri contains these proteins:
- the pntA_2 gene encoding NAD(P) transhydrogenase subunit alpha, which codes for MRIGIPRERLANEARVAATPSTVTQLLKLGFSVCVEQNAGHLASFDDVAYEQAGAEIVDRDTAFAADIVFKVNAPLDDEIPLLKEGATLVSFIWPAQNAELMEALKARKINVMAMDAVPRISRAQSLDALSSMANIAGYRAIVEAAHEFGRFFTGQITAAGKVPPAKVMIIGAGVAGLAAIGAAGSLGAIVRAFDTRPEVKEQVQSMGAEFLELDFKEEAGSGDGYAKVMSEAFIKAEMELFAAQAKEVDIIVTTALIPGKPAPKLITKEMVESMKPGSVVVDLAAQTGGNCELTQADKLVVTDNGVKIIGYTDLPSRLPTQSSQLYGTNLVNLMKLLCKEKDGEINIDFDDLVIRGVTVIKQGEITWPAPQFRYLLNRRRNRNRLKKLKRLRKRCHRR
- the ydgH gene encoding Protein of uncharacterised function (DUF1471), with amino-acid sequence MKLKTTVIAAAVLSLTSITATQAAVELTPKQATELKPYERITVTGRFNAIYEASDAVSRRADKMGAYAFYIQSLDDVGDSGNMRVVADVYAKDAPEVGTPKRRVFGGVEEMSKTDATEYEPFDTVTVSGFYPSQPDLYEAIAKKALEKNAASFYVVRNIAMNDGGNTLATAYIYKKDAPKRQVLNEDAVVPADSEAGRALLAEGGEAAKKVRIPGVASSEEPTSAVGRFFETSSSQPGRTSVTLPSGYVIEEVNKTAAAQMVPFDSITFSGYYTNTPEVRYQIAKRAEAKGAKYFHITREWQSNGGSVTISADLFK
- the ydgI gene encoding Putative arginine/ornithine antiporter encodes the protein MKNTLSLTALTALVLSSMVGAGVFSLPQNMAEVASPLALIIGWSITGVGILFLAFALLLLSRIRPDLDGGIFTYAKVGFGELIGFCSAWGYWLCAVVANVSYLVIVFAAISFFTDTPDNIVFGDGNTWQALIGESILLWFVHYLVLRGVQTAAGINKLATMAKLVPLGLFIVLAFFAFKLDIFNADFSGIEFGVPVWEQVKDTMLITLWVFIGIEGAVVVSARAKNRRDVGLATIFAVSSALIIYILVTLLSLGIMPRAELAEIKNPSMAPLMVNLIGSSGDIIIAAGLIISVCGAYLSWTIMAAEVPYIAAQYQSFPKIFNKLNKNDAPSSSLWLTNGAVQLSLVLIWLSGSNYNTLLTIASEMILVPYFLVGAFLVKVAFERHNKALLAVGAIASLYGLWLLYASGLINLLLSVVLYAPGILVFFYARQQQTNQMPLKAIEKIMAYAIAIAAIPALYYLVA